One Rosettibacter firmus genomic window carries:
- a CDS encoding DNA internalization-related competence protein ComEC/Rec2 has protein sequence MTNYPLIKFVLFFICGYLLQAIFNLNQDILFYLSIISLAILFVFQLLSNESISFIKQLFILITIVIVSGFYYSILHKQKVSYPFSLPRYSNVIAIGEIKNIELIKNERVSFSLRADTIIINDNIIKKQINLLCSLNDSEEKLRKKYDSIKIGNYVIITGNIIKPRDKRNIGEFDYENYLNNRQIHALLNVYGTHNLKIISYKQKPLANLIFDIRKNIDDVLTKYHNKNTLALLRGLLLADRSLINYDIKNEFINTGVIHVLAVSGLHVGFISLIFIILFQRLNPYLKYSFTIFGLILFMIITGAPASVTRATIMAIVIIISLMTGRRYNSFNAIALSAFIILLINPDELFNSGFQLSFAAVISILVFYPILNKLIANSKINSKILKNILLYIAVSLAAQIGTIPLVLSYFNKLSIVSLIANLIIIPLIGFTIGLGLVTILVAFIIPAIANYYASANELVTYFILFSINKLNNFPYAYITVNQFKLFDSVIFYSCLLYTTIFLKKVHSIYLKLIVIFLIFCNLYLWSKINDVNFLPDNYLSIMAIDVGQGDSFLIKFPNGKTALIDAGNANKYFDSGKNIILPLLERLGINCIDYGFVSHIDADHCKGFYSLIKMKKIRTIYKPAIDSSDRDDVNFEKYLRNHSIPYKYYNGNVIKFKEARIYILSDSNIMKNSIVSSNERSGVIKLVYGNTSFLFTGDINSKVERLFVIKYQDFIKSNVLKVSHHGSRTGTSEIFLNYVKPDYAIISAGVANRFYHPHIEVLDRLKKRNIKIHRTDKEGAILMRSDGSKVNYVNWKKLDNSFIF, from the coding sequence GTGACTAATTATCCGCTAATAAAATTTGTCTTGTTTTTTATTTGCGGTTATTTACTTCAGGCAATCTTTAATCTTAATCAGGATATTCTTTTCTACCTGTCAATTATATCTTTAGCAATTCTATTTGTTTTTCAATTATTAAGTAATGAATCTATATCGTTCATAAAACAGTTATTTATTCTGATAACAATTGTTATTGTAAGTGGATTTTACTATTCAATTCTTCATAAGCAAAAAGTTTCTTATCCATTTTCACTTCCCAGATATTCAAATGTTATTGCAATAGGCGAAATAAAAAATATAGAGTTGATAAAAAATGAAAGAGTTTCATTTTCATTAAGAGCAGATACAATAATCATAAATGATAATATTATCAAAAAACAAATTAATCTTTTATGTTCATTAAATGATAGTGAAGAAAAACTGAGAAAAAAATATGATTCAATTAAAATAGGCAATTATGTTATAATAACTGGTAATATTATTAAGCCTCGAGATAAAAGAAATATCGGTGAATTTGATTATGAAAATTATTTGAATAACAGACAAATACACGCATTGTTGAATGTTTATGGTACTCATAATTTGAAAATAATATCTTACAAACAAAAACCTTTAGCAAATTTAATTTTTGATATTAGGAAAAATATTGATGATGTATTAACTAAGTACCATAACAAAAATACATTGGCTTTATTAAGGGGATTATTGCTCGCTGATAGGAGTCTTATTAATTATGACATTAAAAATGAATTTATTAATACTGGTGTGATACATGTACTTGCAGTATCAGGTTTACATGTAGGCTTTATTTCTTTGATATTTATCATTTTATTTCAAAGGTTAAATCCTTATTTGAAATATTCATTTACAATTTTCGGATTGATTTTATTTATGATAATTACTGGTGCACCAGCATCGGTGACTCGTGCAACTATAATGGCTATTGTCATAATTATAAGTTTGATGACTGGCAGGAGATATAACAGTTTTAATGCAATTGCTCTTTCAGCTTTTATAATTTTACTTATTAATCCAGATGAACTTTTTAATTCAGGATTTCAATTATCTTTTGCGGCGGTAATTTCTATACTTGTTTTTTATCCAATTTTAAATAAGCTAATAGCCAATTCAAAAATTAACTCGAAGATTTTAAAAAATATTCTTTTATACATTGCGGTTTCTTTAGCAGCACAAATTGGAACAATTCCTTTAGTTCTCAGCTACTTTAATAAATTATCCATTGTTTCATTGATTGCAAATCTTATAATAATACCATTAATTGGTTTTACAATTGGATTAGGTTTAGTAACGATACTCGTTGCATTTATTATTCCTGCAATTGCTAATTATTATGCATCCGCAAATGAATTAGTAACTTATTTTATATTATTTAGCATAAATAAATTGAATAACTTTCCGTATGCATATATAACTGTAAATCAATTCAAACTTTTTGATTCAGTTATTTTTTACTCGTGTTTATTGTACACTACAATTTTCTTAAAGAAAGTACATTCAATATACCTGAAGCTAATTGTAATATTCCTGATTTTTTGTAATCTATATTTATGGTCTAAAATTAATGATGTAAATTTTTTACCTGATAATTATTTATCCATAATGGCTATTGATGTAGGACAGGGAGATTCTTTTCTAATAAAATTTCCGAATGGTAAAACTGCATTGATTGATGCTGGAAATGCAAATAAATATTTTGATTCTGGTAAAAATATAATTTTGCCTTTACTTGAAAGACTTGGTATCAATTGTATTGATTATGGTTTTGTAAGTCATATTGATGCAGACCATTGTAAAGGATTTTATTCTTTAATCAAGATGAAAAAAATAAGAACCATTTATAAACCTGCAATAGATTCATCTGATAGAGATGATGTTAATTTTGAGAAATATTTAAGAAATCATTCAATCCCTTATAAATATTATAATGGAAATGTTATAAAATTTAAAGAAGCTCGTATCTACATTTTAAGTGATTCAAACATTATGAAAAATAGTATAGTTAGTTCAAATGAAAGAAGTGGAGTAATAAAATTAGTCTATGGAAATACATCATTTTTGTTTACTGGTGATATCAATTCAAAAGTAGAAAGATTATTTGTTATTAAATATCAAGATTTCATTAAATCAAATGTGTTGAAAGTTAGTCATCATGGAAGTAGAACAGGAACAAGTGAAATCTTTCTGAATTATGTGAAACCAGATTATGCTATAATTTCAGCTGGAGTTGCAAATAGATTTTATCATCCTCATATTGAAGTACTTGATAGATTAAAGAAAAGAAATATAAAAATTCATCGAACAGATAAAGAAGGTGCTATATTAATGCGTTCAGATGGTTCGAAAGTTAACTATGTTAATTGGAAAAAGCTTGATAACAGCTTTATATTTTGA
- the murB gene encoding UDP-N-acetylmuramate dehydrogenase produces MNVYKDYSLKHFNTFNLDVKTKYYYEVFDENELKDIIKVIQGANNFLILGSGSNILFTKDFDGIVIKYKRNDIEILHESENDVLISADANVIWDDLVNYAVNKNYYGLENLSLIPGTVGAAPVQNIGAYGVEVSNVIEFVEGYKISSGEKKILYKEDCAFAYRDSIFKNEFKNNFIITRVTFRLSKEKKINVSYRDLQNYFKDVSINLITASDIREAVIKIRKSKLPDLALFGNAGSFFKNPEVPITTLELIRKDYTDLPFHKINDKYKIPAAWLIEKCGFKGKRIGNVGTYEKQALVIINYGNATGEEIKNFADEIKKAVYNKFNINLEYEVMII; encoded by the coding sequence ATGAATGTGTATAAAGATTATTCCTTAAAACATTTCAATACATTTAATCTTGATGTAAAAACAAAATATTATTATGAAGTATTTGATGAGAACGAATTAAAAGATATAATAAAAGTAATTCAAGGTGCTAACAATTTTCTTATTCTTGGATCAGGTAGCAATATTTTATTCACAAAAGACTTTGATGGCATTGTCATAAAATATAAGAGAAATGATATTGAAATATTACATGAATCTGAAAATGATGTTCTTATTTCAGCAGATGCAAATGTTATATGGGATGATTTAGTGAATTATGCTGTTAATAAAAATTATTATGGTTTGGAGAATCTTTCACTAATACCTGGAACTGTAGGAGCTGCTCCAGTTCAAAATATTGGAGCTTATGGTGTTGAAGTTAGTAATGTTATTGAATTTGTTGAAGGTTATAAAATAAGTAGCGGAGAGAAAAAGATTTTATATAAAGAAGATTGTGCCTTTGCATATCGAGATAGCATTTTCAAAAATGAATTTAAAAATAATTTTATTATTACCAGAGTGACTTTTAGACTCAGTAAAGAAAAGAAAATAAATGTTAGTTATCGTGATCTTCAAAATTATTTTAAGGATGTTAGTATTAATCTAATTACTGCAAGCGATATTAGAGAAGCAGTAATAAAAATTAGAAAAAGTAAACTCCCAGATTTAGCTTTATTCGGAAATGCAGGTAGTTTCTTTAAAAATCCAGAAGTGCCTATTACTACGCTTGAGTTGATAAGAAAAGATTATACCGATTTACCTTTTCATAAAATTAATGATAAATACAAAATACCTGCTGCATGGTTAATTGAAAAATGTGGCTTTAAAGGGAAACGAATTGGTAATGTAGGTACATACGAAAAACAGGCTCTTGTTATAATCAATTATGGGAATGCAACAGGTGAAGAAATTAAAAATTTCGCTGATGAAATAAAGAAAGCAGTGTATAATAAATTTAATATCAATCTGGAATATGAAGTAATGATTATTTAA
- a CDS encoding MFS transporter: MKSSNSENILKKTINEITQPFKDLFHTSRALLGVNLSYVLEGLTYFGVVGLLAIYFNEYIKLDDIRAGNMVGFLTAGITLSMLFLGATVDWIGLRKSLLIALSFMLIGRILITIAPNIGMPGLWNSAHIISMLGILGIILGYGIYQPACYAGVKKLTTEKTAAMGYAMLYALMNLGGFLPGLISPPVRKAYSILGVFWVYVALTVVGILIVYFVITKKAYETAIQEVAKDSSNKVEDDDSLNKMTLKEKVQFYIKNFPLKDKRFLYFIFILIPVQTLFAHNWLTLPQYTSRAFEGFVQDNFEFFVNLNPILIFILTPMVAAFTSNKNTYNMMIIGTFVMATPTFILALGPSINTLMAYLILMTIGEAMWQPRFLQWVAEIAPKNMTGIYMGIGQFPWFLTKIITSLYSGWFLMKFCPAGVPPSQMNTELMWFIYGLIAIISPLGLFIARKWMLKGFKTKYGE, encoded by the coding sequence ATGAAATCGTCTAATTCAGAAAATATTCTAAAGAAAACTATTAATGAAATAACACAACCATTTAAGGATTTATTTCATACATCCAGAGCATTACTTGGTGTAAATCTTTCTTATGTGCTCGAAGGCTTAACATATTTTGGTGTAGTTGGATTACTTGCTATTTACTTTAATGAATATATCAAACTTGATGATATACGTGCTGGAAATATGGTTGGTTTTTTAACTGCTGGAATAACTTTGAGCATGCTTTTTCTTGGTGCAACTGTAGATTGGATTGGTTTGCGTAAATCACTTCTAATTGCATTATCATTTATGCTTATAGGAAGAATTTTAATAACAATAGCACCTAATATTGGAATGCCAGGTTTATGGAATTCAGCACATATAATTTCAATGCTTGGAATTTTAGGAATAATACTTGGATATGGAATTTATCAACCTGCCTGTTATGCTGGTGTAAAAAAATTAACAACTGAAAAAACAGCAGCAATGGGATATGCAATGTTATATGCATTAATGAATCTCGGTGGATTTCTTCCAGGATTAATTTCGCCACCAGTAAGAAAAGCATATTCTATTCTTGGTGTTTTCTGGGTTTATGTTGCTTTGACTGTAGTTGGTATCTTAATAGTTTATTTTGTTATTACGAAAAAAGCATATGAAACAGCAATTCAAGAAGTTGCAAAAGATTCTTCTAATAAAGTAGAAGACGACGATAGTTTAAATAAAATGACCTTGAAAGAAAAAGTACAATTTTACATAAAAAATTTCCCATTAAAAGATAAAAGATTTTTATACTTCATTTTTATATTGATTCCAGTTCAAACATTATTTGCTCATAACTGGCTTACGCTTCCACAGTATACAAGTCGTGCATTTGAAGGATTTGTTCAGGATAATTTTGAATTTTTTGTCAATCTTAATCCAATTCTAATTTTCATTTTAACTCCAATGGTTGCAGCATTTACATCAAATAAAAATACTTATAATATGATGATAATTGGAACATTTGTAATGGCTACACCAACTTTTATACTTGCTTTAGGCCCAAGCATAAATACATTGATGGCATATTTGATTTTAATGACAATTGGTGAAGCAATGTGGCAACCAAGATTTTTGCAATGGGTAGCAGAAATAGCTCCAAAAAATATGACTGGTATTTATATGGGAATTGGACAATTTCCATGGTTCTTAACTAAAATTATAACAAGTCTTTATTCTGGATGGTTTTTAATGAAATTTTGTCCTGCTGGAGTACCACCATCACAAATGAATACAGAGTTAATGTGGTTTATTTATGGTCTTATTGCAATTATTTCTCCTCTTGGATTATTTATTGCTCGTAAATGGATGTTGAAAGGATTTAAAACAAAATATGGTGAATAA
- a CDS encoding anion transporter → MNFPLYIHFALILLTLYGIAVGSFPQFRMNRATIALVGATCLIFTNAISLSQAYDAIDMDTILLLFAMMVINGNLRIAGFFKLITLKIINLAKTPFHLLILITFSSGLLSAFFLNDTIVIVFTPLIIEITKTLKRNAIPYLIALVTSANIGSSATIIGNPQNMIIGISSKIPFLKYAIYESVPSLAGLIIVIFVISIIYKSEFKKIYFNKIEIEEIKPYRPLLIKSILSSTLMIIAFISGMSISLAALGGASLLLITRRLKPERVFREIDWSLLIFFSSLFVVTKSIDTSGIGEYLKLTIQPYLTKSVMSLAISATFLSNLVSNVPAVLLLKPVIEVMENREQAWLVLGMASTFAGNLTLIGSVANLIVVESARKQFINITFLNYLKAGLVITILSLTIGILWFDFVF, encoded by the coding sequence TTGAATTTTCCTCTCTACATACATTTTGCTTTAATATTATTAACATTGTATGGAATTGCTGTAGGAAGTTTTCCACAATTTAGAATGAATCGTGCTACAATTGCACTTGTGGGAGCTACGTGTTTAATATTTACTAATGCTATATCTCTTAGTCAAGCATATGATGCTATTGATATGGATACAATTCTTTTACTTTTTGCAATGATGGTAATTAATGGAAATTTAAGAATCGCTGGATTTTTTAAGTTAATTACTTTGAAAATTATTAACCTTGCAAAAACTCCATTTCATTTATTAATATTAATAACATTTTCATCAGGCTTATTATCTGCATTCTTCTTAAATGATACAATTGTAATAGTTTTTACTCCACTAATTATTGAAATCACAAAAACCTTAAAGAGAAATGCCATTCCATATTTAATTGCACTTGTAACATCAGCTAACATTGGCTCATCTGCAACTATAATTGGTAATCCACAAAATATGATTATTGGAATATCTTCAAAAATACCTTTCTTAAAATATGCAATTTATGAATCCGTACCTTCTTTAGCTGGATTGATAATAGTAATCTTTGTTATATCAATTATTTACAAAAGCGAGTTTAAAAAAATTTACTTCAATAAGATTGAAATAGAAGAAATAAAACCTTACAGACCTTTATTGATAAAGAGCATTTTATCATCAACTCTAATGATTATAGCTTTCATTTCAGGAATGTCGATTTCATTAGCTGCTCTGGGTGGTGCGAGTTTACTTTTAATTACAAGAAGATTAAAACCAGAACGTGTTTTTAGAGAAATAGATTGGTCATTATTAATATTTTTTTCGTCATTGTTTGTGGTTACTAAGTCTATTGATACTTCTGGAATTGGGGAATATTTAAAATTAACAATTCAACCATATTTAACTAAGTCAGTAATGTCATTAGCAATATCAGCAACATTCTTAAGCAACCTCGTCTCGAATGTTCCAGCAGTTCTTCTTCTAAAACCAGTTATTGAAGTTATGGAAAATAGAGAACAGGCATGGTTGGTACTGGGAATGGCTTCTACATTTGCTGGAAATCTTACACTAATTGGTTCAGTAGCAAATTTAATTGTGGTAGAATCAGCAAGAAAGCAATTTATTAATATTACCTTTCTTAATTATTTGAAAGCAGGTCTTGTTATTACAATACTCTCATTAACAATTGGAATTTTATGGTTTGATTTTGTTTTTTGA
- a CDS encoding HDOD domain-containing protein, with product MDVIKKIIEGVNNLPTLPTIYTTLSEAMENPNTTKEELAKIISTDQAASFKILKVANSPFYGLRGRVDTITQALLYLGFNEVKNIVFALSVINSFTRNKLFTKFKPTDLWAHSIGVGVATRIIGAAIGEKNLENYFLAGIFHDIGKLIFFEYVPNEYSKVIHLVESKNIPIKDAELEILGINHARAGQLIAEKWKLPQTVVNIVSAHHTGLIGFNINPLLASVHLGDIIARAMELGYGGDNFIPEPNIKIWDAIKLPKGFFSTARKKIKDDYERLVKIMLSD from the coding sequence ATGGATGTTATTAAAAAAATAATCGAAGGTGTAAATAACCTGCCAACTTTACCTACAATTTATACCACTCTTTCTGAAGCAATGGAAAATCCAAATACAACAAAAGAAGAATTAGCAAAAATAATTTCCACTGATCAAGCAGCTTCTTTCAAAATTCTGAAAGTAGCTAATTCTCCTTTTTATGGTTTAAGAGGTAGAGTTGATACAATTACGCAAGCATTATTATATCTTGGTTTTAATGAAGTAAAAAACATTGTATTTGCTTTGTCCGTAATAAATTCATTTACAAGGAATAAGCTTTTTACAAAGTTTAAACCTACAGACTTATGGGCACATTCAATTGGGGTTGGTGTTGCAACAAGAATAATTGGTGCTGCAATTGGAGAAAAAAATCTGGAAAATTATTTCCTTGCAGGAATCTTCCACGATATAGGGAAATTAATCTTTTTTGAATATGTCCCAAATGAATATTCAAAAGTAATTCATCTTGTTGAATCAAAAAATATCCCAATAAAAGATGCTGAACTGGAAATACTTGGAATTAATCATGCTCGTGCAGGACAACTTATTGCAGAAAAATGGAAATTACCTCAAACTGTTGTGAACATTGTTAGTGCACATCATACTGGACTTATTGGTTTTAATATTAATCCATTATTAGCATCTGTACACCTCGGTGATATTATTGCAAGAGCAATGGAATTAGGCTATGGAGGGGATAATTTTATTCCAGAACCAAATATTAAAATATGGGATGCCATTAAATTACCTAAAGGATTTTTTTCTACAGCAAGGAAAAAAATCAAAGATGATTATGAACGTTTAGTAAAAATTATGCTCTCTGATTAA
- a CDS encoding mannose-1-phosphate guanylyltransferase: MELFIVIMAGGVGSRFWPRSKERKPKQLIRIFGENTMIQDTVKRLNGLVENKNIYVITNRLQKLRIKEQLPDIPEENIIDEPFGKNTAACIGLASIIIKQKNPEAVTIVLPSDHLIKNEEEFQKCLLNSAKFAYESRGLVTIGIKPTRPETGYGYIQFDEKEIENNIHKVLTFAEKPNLSTAIRFIESGDFLWNSGIFIWRVDVILDELKKYLPEHYEGLLKIESAINTNDFESQLTQVYGQLRSISIDYGVMEKADNVYVTKADFYWNDVGSWEAVYEVSEKNEDGNVIIGDVYSEKTYNSYIFSPRKFTAVIGAENLIIINTNDALLICNRNYAQDVRQVVDYLKMNNRTDLI; the protein is encoded by the coding sequence ATGGAATTATTCATAGTAATTATGGCTGGGGGTGTAGGATCCCGCTTCTGGCCCAGAAGCAAAGAAAGAAAACCTAAACAATTAATTCGCATCTTTGGCGAAAATACAATGATTCAAGATACTGTAAAAAGGCTTAATGGTTTAGTAGAAAATAAAAATATTTATGTAATAACTAATAGACTTCAAAAGCTCAGAATTAAAGAACAACTTCCAGATATTCCAGAAGAAAATATTATTGATGAACCTTTCGGTAAAAATACCGCTGCTTGTATTGGTTTAGCATCTATTATTATTAAACAAAAAAATCCCGAAGCTGTAACTATTGTATTACCTTCAGATCATCTTATTAAAAATGAAGAAGAATTTCAAAAATGTCTTTTAAATTCTGCAAAGTTTGCTTATGAATCCAGAGGATTAGTTACTATTGGAATTAAACCTACAAGACCTGAAACTGGTTATGGATATATTCAATTTGATGAGAAGGAGATTGAGAATAATATTCATAAAGTATTGACATTTGCTGAAAAACCTAATTTATCCACTGCTATTAGATTTATAGAAAGTGGTGATTTTTTGTGGAACTCTGGCATATTCATCTGGAGAGTTGATGTTATTTTAGATGAATTAAAAAAATATTTACCAGAACATTACGAAGGACTTTTGAAAATCGAATCTGCAATAAATACAAATGATTTTGAATCTCAGCTTACTCAAGTTTATGGTCAGCTTCGTAGTATTTCAATTGATTATGGAGTTATGGAAAAAGCAGATAATGTTTATGTTACAAAAGCAGATTTCTATTGGAATGATGTTGGAAGCTGGGAAGCTGTTTATGAAGTTTCTGAAAAAAATGAAGATGGAAATGTTATTATTGGTGATGTTTATTCAGAAAAAACTTATAACTCATATATATTTTCTCCAAGAAAATTTACTGCTGTAATTGGAGCGGAAAACTTAATTATAATTAACACAAACGATGCATTATTAATATGCAATCGTAATTATGCACAGGATGTGCGTCAGGTAGTTGATTATCTTAAAATGAATAACAGAACAGATTTAATATGA
- the rpiB gene encoding ribose 5-phosphate isomerase B — MKKVITENDILNLIKVGAGEIHLKKNQILTPLALDRIKYANLKIVYDNDETIKSKIVNKIIIGSDHTGFKVKKILVEYLKNKNYDVTDIGTFTEDSVDYPDIALIVAQRVSNGEFDCGILLDATGIPSAITANKLPNIRAATCYNEFSAKSSREHNDANIIALGAKSLGEETIKSIVDVWLNSTFLGDRHQRRLDKIKAIEEKFMKK; from the coding sequence ATGAAAAAAGTTATAACCGAAAATGATATTCTTAATTTAATAAAAGTTGGGGCAGGTGAAATCCATCTTAAAAAAAATCAAATTCTTACTCCCTTAGCTTTAGATAGAATAAAATATGCTAACTTGAAAATAGTTTATGATAATGATGAAACTATAAAATCAAAAATTGTTAACAAAATAATAATTGGTTCTGATCATACAGGATTTAAAGTAAAAAAAATACTTGTTGAATATCTTAAAAATAAAAATTATGATGTAACAGATATTGGCACTTTTACAGAAGATTCAGTTGACTATCCCGATATTGCTTTAATTGTAGCTCAAAGAGTATCGAATGGAGAATTTGACTGCGGTATTTTATTAGATGCAACTGGAATTCCATCGGCGATAACTGCTAACAAATTACCAAATATTAGAGCTGCAACTTGTTATAATGAATTTTCTGCAAAAAGTTCTCGTGAGCATAATGATGCAAATATTATTGCACTTGGTGCAAAATCACTTGGTGAAGAAACAATCAAATCAATCGTTGATGTCTGGTTAAATTCAACTTTTCTTGGAGACCGTCATCAAAGAAGGCTGGACAAAATTAAAGCTATCGAAGAAAAATTTATGAAAAAGTAA
- a CDS encoding dihydroorotate dehydrogenase electron transfer subunit, producing the protein MVIEKARIESIQKLSNYYYLIEVFSPLIAKEIKPGQFCNIKVTDTNYPLLRRPFSICDVDANKLIFVFDVHGEGTKILSSKKKGDELDILGPLGNGFTIEGKYDLAILIGGGIGTAPFPYLTKKISSDVDIISFIGGRTKEHLIKYQMKNIHLATDDGSEGFHGTIIDLFKMELKNFINKKIRIFACGPTPMLKALQQISLEQNLDCQLSVECAMACGFGICQGCPIEKSNGDGYYLVCKDGPIFDADKILF; encoded by the coding sequence TTGGTTATCGAAAAAGCTCGTATTGAATCAATTCAGAAATTATCAAATTATTATTATCTAATTGAAGTTTTTTCTCCTTTAATTGCAAAAGAAATTAAGCCCGGTCAATTTTGCAATATTAAAGTTACTGATACAAATTATCCATTACTACGAAGACCGTTTAGTATTTGTGATGTGGATGCAAACAAATTAATTTTTGTTTTTGATGTTCATGGAGAAGGAACGAAAATATTATCTTCAAAAAAGAAAGGGGATGAATTAGATATTTTAGGTCCTCTGGGCAATGGATTTACTATCGAAGGTAAATATGATTTAGCAATTTTAATTGGTGGTGGAATTGGGACTGCACCTTTTCCATATCTTACAAAAAAAATATCTTCTGATGTAGATATAATAAGTTTTATTGGTGGAAGAACAAAAGAACATTTAATTAAATATCAAATGAAAAATATTCATTTAGCAACAGATGATGGCTCAGAAGGATTTCATGGAACTATAATTGATTTATTCAAAATGGAATTAAAAAATTTTATAAATAAAAAGATTAGAATATTTGCCTGTGGACCCACACCAATGCTAAAAGCTCTACAACAAATTTCACTTGAACAAAATCTTGATTGCCAACTTTCAGTTGAATGCGCAATGGCTTGTGGTTTTGGTATTTGTCAGGGTTGCCCAATAGAAAAATCAAATGGAGATGGATATTATTTAGTTTGTAAAGATGGACCCATTTTCGATGCAGATAAAATATTATTTTAA
- a CDS encoding dihydroorotate dehydrogenase has product MDFKVKIGSLTLKNPILLASGTVGYGNEIAEFIDLSKIGGIVTKSISLKPRKGNPPQRICETPSGMLNAIGLANVGVEIFLKEKIPFLKNLNTTIICNIAASTIEEYVECTKILNEEESIAAFEINVSCPNVKEGGLEFGNNLEAVGRITEKVKSVTNKPVIIKLSPNVSRISDFAKVVKDNGGDAVSAINTLVGTSFNIWTRKPKIKNITGGLSGPAIKPIALAKVLEISRNVDIPIIGIGGIMDWKDVVEFMIVGASAVQLGTVNFVNPYASIEILDGLKNYCEKMSIKKISDLTASYIL; this is encoded by the coding sequence ATAGATTTTAAAGTTAAAATTGGTTCACTAACACTAAAGAATCCAATACTCCTTGCATCAGGAACAGTAGGTTATGGAAATGAAATTGCTGAATTTATTGATTTGAGTAAGATTGGTGGAATTGTAACAAAGTCTATATCTTTGAAACCACGCAAAGGAAATCCACCACAAAGAATTTGCGAAACCCCTTCTGGTATGTTGAATGCAATTGGTCTTGCAAATGTAGGAGTAGAAATTTTTTTGAAAGAAAAGATACCATTTCTCAAAAATTTGAATACAACAATAATCTGTAATATTGCAGCGAGTACTATTGAAGAATATGTGGAGTGTACGAAAATCTTAAATGAAGAAGAATCAATAGCAGCTTTTGAAATTAATGTTTCTTGTCCAAATGTTAAAGAAGGCGGTCTGGAATTCGGAAATAACCTGGAAGCAGTTGGTAGAATTACTGAAAAAGTAAAATCTGTAACAAACAAACCTGTGATTATAAAATTATCACCTAATGTTTCAAGAATCTCTGATTTCGCAAAAGTGGTAAAAGATAATGGTGGAGATGCTGTATCTGCAATTAATACTCTTGTTGGAACATCTTTTAATATATGGACAAGAAAACCAAAAATAAAAAACATTACTGGAGGCCTCTCGGGTCCAGCAATAAAACCAATTGCACTGGCAAAAGTTTTAGAAATAAGTCGTAATGTTGATATCCCAATTATTGGCATCGGTGGAATTATGGATTGGAAAGATGTGGTTGAATTCATGATTGTTGGTGCTTCTGCAGTTCAACTTGGCACGGTTAATTTTGTAAATCCTTATGCAAGCATTGAAATTTTAGATGGCTTAAAAAATTACTGCGAGAAAATGTCAATTAAAAAAATATCTGATTTAACAGCATCCTATATTTTATAA